Proteins from one Sphingomonas sp. HF-S4 genomic window:
- a CDS encoding XdhC family protein, whose amino-acid sequence MLVDPFPNRAEIERVCAELDARRSAAMLLPAAGTFGATARAFDPALRLLAFGKGPELSALARVAEAAGIEVEARVAGAPGLALGRSPSGCVADKFTAVVLLFHDHEWEEQILLWALTTSAFYIGSIGGSLARQMRRKRLSDLGAGPAEIARIRSPIGTIPSARDPMTLAVSILAEVVDADQERRRQRPLVYPRYGLRAGATAA is encoded by the coding sequence ATGCTCGTCGATCCCTTCCCTAACCGGGCGGAGATAGAGCGGGTTTGTGCCGAGCTCGACGCGCGAAGATCCGCCGCGATGTTGCTCCCCGCCGCCGGCACCTTCGGCGCGACCGCCCGCGCCTTCGATCCGGCGCTCCGATTGCTCGCGTTCGGCAAGGGCCCCGAGCTGTCGGCTCTTGCCCGCGTGGCAGAGGCGGCCGGAATCGAAGTGGAAGCTAGGGTCGCGGGAGCCCCGGGGCTGGCGCTCGGTCGCTCGCCGTCCGGGTGTGTCGCCGACAAGTTCACTGCAGTCGTGCTCCTGTTCCACGATCACGAATGGGAGGAGCAGATCCTTCTATGGGCGCTGACGACGAGCGCATTCTACATCGGCAGTATCGGGGGCAGCCTGGCGCGGCAAATGCGCCGGAAGCGGCTGTCCGACCTCGGCGCGGGCCCTGCCGAAATAGCTCGGATACGCAGCCCCATCGGAACCATTCCTTCCGCCCGCGATCCAATGACACTTGCGGTGTCGATTCTTGCCGAGGTCGTCGATGCGGATCAGGAAAGACGCCGGCAGCGGCCCCTTGTTTATCCGCGATATGGGCTTCGCGCCGGCGCGACGGCCGCATGA
- a CDS encoding radical SAM protein, with protein MIDPFGRTISYLRTSLADRCNLRCVYCLPERAGFAPRNTQLSIDELERLASAFIRLGVRKIRLTGGEPLVRKGALDLIERLGRHVWQGALDELTLTTNHYPVFGARHCSPAPARG; from the coding sequence ATGATCGATCCCTTCGGCCGCACGATCAGCTACCTGCGCACGTCGCTCGCCGACCGGTGCAATCTCCGCTGCGTGTACTGCCTGCCGGAGCGAGCGGGCTTCGCTCCGCGCAACACCCAGCTCAGCATCGATGAACTGGAACGTTTGGCAAGCGCATTCATCCGGCTGGGAGTGCGCAAAATACGCCTCACCGGCGGCGAGCCGCTCGTACGAAAGGGGGCACTGGACCTTATCGAACGACTTGGCCGTCATGTCTGGCAGGGCGCGCTGGACGAGCTAACGCTCACCACCAATCACTATCCGGTTTTCGGAGCGCGACATTGCAGTCCCGCGCCGGCGCGGGGGTGA
- a CDS encoding LysR family transcriptional regulator codes for MLFDGRIISGITVFVAVARAGSYLRAADQLGLSRSGVGKAISRLEERTGMRLFDRNARALKLTDQGRTFLEEATPLLESLGRIATPSTPASIKGRLRVSADGAFGPYLVIPMLPEFLEQHPQVKVDVVVRDRVDNLLLEGFDVAVRFGEPDPREVSKHLLCQSRVITCASQAYLEQMGAPTSPDDFVQHHRCIRMIDDTTGKPHPWNFLNAAGQHRTIIPDCGLTLNDAPSLVAAALSDYGIVRLLDVVAADLLRSGRLVEVLPDWNHRRWPGYLFTRADLQPSLAVEAFKKFTIARLSQQGAS; via the coding sequence TTGTTATTCGATGGTCGGATCATTTCGGGAATCACCGTTTTCGTGGCGGTGGCGCGCGCAGGAAGCTACCTGCGCGCCGCCGATCAGCTCGGCCTGTCGCGATCGGGGGTGGGCAAGGCCATCAGCCGGCTGGAAGAACGCACCGGGATGCGTCTGTTCGATCGAAATGCTCGCGCGCTCAAGCTGACGGATCAGGGCCGTACCTTTCTTGAGGAGGCAACGCCGCTGCTCGAGTCCCTCGGGCGGATCGCGACGCCTTCGACACCGGCCAGTATCAAGGGCCGGCTGCGCGTTTCAGCCGACGGGGCATTCGGCCCTTACCTAGTAATCCCGATGTTGCCCGAGTTTCTCGAACAGCACCCGCAGGTGAAGGTGGACGTCGTCGTTCGCGATCGCGTCGACAACCTCCTTCTCGAAGGTTTTGACGTCGCGGTACGCTTTGGCGAACCGGACCCTCGTGAGGTATCGAAGCACCTACTCTGCCAGAGTCGCGTAATCACTTGTGCAAGTCAGGCTTATCTGGAACAGATGGGGGCACCGACCAGCCCGGATGATTTCGTGCAGCACCATCGCTGTATACGCATGATCGACGACACGACCGGCAAGCCCCATCCTTGGAATTTCCTCAATGCCGCTGGACAGCATCGGACGATCATCCCTGACTGCGGCCTCACGCTGAACGATGCCCCGTCGCTCGTTGCGGCCGCTCTGAGCGACTACGGAATCGTTCGTCTGCTCGACGTGGTTGCCGCCGACTTGCTGCGATCGGGGCGGCTCGTCGAGGTCCTGCCGGACTGGAACCACCGGCGATGGCCTGGCTACCTGTTCACGCGCGCCGATCTGCAACCCTCACTCGCAGTGGAGGCGTTCAAGAAGTTCACGATCGCGCGCCTATCCCAGCAGGGCGCAAGCTAG